One region of Gossypium raimondii isolate GPD5lz chromosome 6, ASM2569854v1, whole genome shotgun sequence genomic DNA includes:
- the LOC105771930 gene encoding dihydroceramide fatty acyl 2-hydroxylase FAH1: MVSKPFTVDLNKPIVFQVGHLGEAYEKWVHQPIVTKDGPRFFANDFCELLTRTKWWVIPLVWLPVVCWLVCISTQRGLTPTEAALAVVGGIFIWTLLEYCLHRFLFHIKTTSYWGNTFHYLLHGCHHKHPLDGLRLVFPPAATAILCAPVWTMFKLLSSPSTAPALFGGGLLGYVTYDCTHYYLHHGKPSKGYGQILKRYHLNHHFKVQNKGFGITSSIWDHVFGTFPATQVSDISR; encoded by the exons ATGGTCAGTAAGCCTTTTACAGTTGATTTGAATAAGCCTATTGTTTTCCAG GTTGGCCATCTCGGGGAAGCTTATGAGAAATGGGTTCACCAACCTATCGTAACCAAGGATGGTCCTCGGTTTTTCGCCAACGACTTTTGTGAG CTGTTGACACGCACTAAATGGTGGGTGATCCCCCTAGTTTGGCTACCAGTTGTATGTTGGCTTGTGTGTATCTCCACCCAAAGAGGTCTCACTCCTACAGAGGCAGCCTTGGCAGTGGTTGGTGGCATCTTCATCTGGACACTTCTCGAGTATTGTTTGCACCGTTTTCTTTTCcatattaaaacaacaagttatTG GGGAAACACCTTTCACTATCTACTTCATGGCTGCCATCACAAGCACCCTTTGGATGGGCTACGCCTTGTTTTTCCCCCAGCTGCTACAGCTATTCTGTGTGCGCCG GTGTGGACCATGTTTAAGCTTTTATCATCTCCTTCAACAGCTCCAGCTTTGTTTGGAGGTGGGTTGCTGGGATATGTAACGTATGACTGCACCCATTACTACTTGCACCATGGGAAGCCGTCTAAAGGATATGGTCAAATTCTCAAG AGATATCACTTGAATCATCACTTCAAAGTTCAGAACAAGGGATTTGGGATTACATCATCTATTTGGGACCACGTGTTTGGAACATTCCCTGCAACCCAAGTGAGCGACATAAGTAGGTGA